The following proteins are co-located in the Shouchella hunanensis genome:
- the thiS gene encoding sulfur carrier protein ThiS: protein MKLTINGKERIVESKTLLDLMTELNVNGQLVVVELAGDIIPREKWSVTELDEQKPVELVHFVGGG, encoded by the coding sequence ATGAAACTAACGATAAATGGAAAAGAACGTATTGTAGAAAGTAAGACATTGCTTGATTTAATGACAGAGTTAAATGTAAATGGGCAGCTTGTCGTAGTGGAATTAGCTGGAGACATCATTCCAAGAGAAAAATGGAGTGTAACCGAGCTCGACGAACAAAAGCCTGTTGAGCTTGTTCATTTTGTTGGAGGAGGTTGA
- a CDS encoding GNAT family N-acetyltransferase: MIEHIDVQVATSESLQAQCFEIREDVFIKEQGVAAQVERDEHDKTATHLLLTANQKAIGAARIRMVGKAGKIERVSILEPYRNKGYGEQLMKKIEEVGFAKGVDELVLNAQEPALAFYLRLGYLKTSERFFEAGIPHFSMKKGR, from the coding sequence ATGATTGAACACATTGATGTACAAGTTGCTACTAGTGAGTCGCTACAAGCACAGTGCTTCGAGATTAGAGAAGACGTGTTTATTAAGGAGCAAGGCGTGGCTGCACAGGTAGAAAGAGACGAGCATGATAAAACCGCTACCCACCTTTTACTTACAGCTAACCAGAAAGCTATCGGTGCTGCTCGTATACGAATGGTAGGCAAGGCAGGAAAAATTGAACGAGTAAGTATTTTAGAACCTTATCGCAATAAAGGATATGGGGAACAATTGATGAAAAAAATAGAAGAAGTAGGTTTCGCAAAAGGCGTAGATGAATTGGTGCTAAACGCTCAAGAACCGGCTCTTGCTTTCTATTTACGACTTGGCTACTTAAAGACATCAGAGCGTTTTTTTGAGGCGGGTATTCCTCATTTTTCCATGAAGAAAGGAAGATGA
- a CDS encoding MTH1187 family thiamine-binding protein yields the protein MAIVDVTIIPIGTETPSVSSYVATIQEVLEEMTKTHDITYQLTPMSTLIEGDVSTLLDVVKKIHEVPFKRGIDRVATNIRIDDRRDQKSTLQSKLQAVEAKLKKEDEQ from the coding sequence ATGGCAATAGTCGATGTCACCATTATACCAATTGGAACGGAAACCCCTAGTGTCAGCAGCTATGTGGCTACTATCCAAGAAGTTCTAGAAGAAATGACAAAAACCCACGACATTACTTACCAATTAACTCCCATGAGTACGTTAATTGAAGGTGATGTATCCACTTTACTGGATGTGGTTAAGAAAATTCATGAGGTTCCATTTAAACGTGGAATAGACCGAGTGGCTACAAATATTCGGATAGATGATCGACGTGACCAAAAATCTACGCTGCAAAGTAAACTTCAAGCAGTGGAAGCAAAGTTAAAGAAGGAAGATGAACAATAA
- a CDS encoding DUF1385 domain-containing protein: MTNQTLACSFHDREGELRSWSKPLNAKTLGHATLLVWRSSSFWFKAICGLVILFIVVPKLLPISWQGIPFYSFFYLLFGTHFFFPGELKQYHAAEHQVFSTRGKVNHQEMEKVAQASVRNRGCSTGLVVVYFLSVAILTLLSVVFFSIMTSLMLGSYVALLFVALYVRFNRHFTFKWVVAIVLPLSYWLQERVTTKTPTQKHLECAIESYVQLGKVAFSRSLFKKRMEEEDKSWQ; this comes from the coding sequence ATGACAAATCAAACACTTGCTTGTAGCTTTCATGATCGAGAGGGTGAGCTTCGTTCATGGAGTAAGCCTCTAAATGCAAAGACACTTGGTCATGCAACACTGCTCGTGTGGCGATCAAGTTCTTTCTGGTTTAAAGCGATTTGTGGACTAGTTATTCTTTTCATTGTTGTACCTAAGCTACTGCCGATATCATGGCAAGGCATTCCCTTTTATAGTTTTTTCTACTTATTATTTGGTACGCATTTTTTCTTTCCGGGCGAGTTAAAACAATATCACGCAGCAGAGCATCAAGTATTTAGCACAAGAGGAAAAGTAAATCATCAAGAGATGGAAAAGGTGGCACAGGCATCGGTACGTAACCGTGGCTGTTCGACTGGACTTGTGGTCGTCTACTTTTTGAGTGTCGCCATACTCACTCTGCTTAGTGTAGTCTTCTTTTCTATAATGACAAGCTTAATGCTTGGCTCCTATGTTGCTTTATTGTTTGTAGCGCTATATGTTAGGTTTAATCGCCATTTTACTTTTAAGTGGGTTGTGGCAATTGTATTGCCTCTCTCGTATTGGTTACAAGAACGGGTTACGACAAAAACGCCTACACAAAAGCATCTTGAATGTGCAATTGAAAGTTATGTTCAACTAGGGAAAGTAGCGTTTTCAAGATCACTATTTAAAAAAAGAATGGAAGAGGAGGATAAGTCATGGCAATAG
- a CDS encoding thiazole synthase gives MKKESLTINGKTLQSRFFLGTGRYPNPFVQNEAIKASGAEVLTFALRRVNLEAPMEDSILQHLHGETFQYLPNTSGASTAEEAIRIARLAKASGLSDWIKIEISASEKTLLPDPIETLKATEVLVSEGFTVLPYTSDDPILCKRLEEAGAHAVMPGAAPIGTGLGILNEYNLGLIVEDARVPIIVDAGLGTASDVTKAMELGVDGILMNTPVAKAKDPVKMATSMRLAIEAGELAYEAGRIAKKPYASASSPTSY, from the coding sequence ATGAAAAAAGAATCATTGACTATTAACGGAAAGACACTTCAATCACGCTTTTTCTTGGGAACAGGTCGCTATCCGAACCCGTTTGTTCAAAATGAAGCCATCAAAGCATCGGGAGCAGAGGTGCTAACTTTTGCTTTAAGACGTGTTAATTTGGAGGCGCCAATGGAAGATTCCATTTTGCAACATTTACATGGTGAAACCTTTCAATATTTACCTAATACGTCTGGTGCTTCCACTGCAGAGGAAGCCATTCGAATTGCACGTCTCGCAAAAGCATCTGGTTTAAGCGATTGGATTAAAATTGAAATTAGTGCTTCGGAAAAAACGTTGCTACCTGATCCGATTGAAACGTTAAAAGCAACCGAAGTTCTTGTATCAGAAGGGTTTACTGTTTTACCATATACGTCAGATGACCCTATTCTCTGCAAACGATTAGAAGAAGCAGGTGCACATGCGGTTATGCCAGGCGCAGCGCCCATTGGAACAGGTCTAGGTATACTCAACGAATACAATTTAGGTTTAATTGTAGAAGATGCGAGAGTACCAATTATTGTTGATGCTGGCCTGGGCACAGCTAGCGATGTGACAAAAGCGATGGAACTTGGTGTGGATGGAATTTTAATGAATACGCCAGTTGCAAAAGCTAAAGACCCTGTAAAAATGGCAACGTCCATGCGCTTAGCTATTGAAGCAGGTGAATTGGCGTATGAGGCGGGAAGAATAGCTAAAAAACCATATGCAAGTGCAAGTAGTCCAACAAGTTATTAG
- the thiE gene encoding thiamine phosphate synthase, with protein sequence MKDFQLYVITGEAFHKGKELVTVMEDAIKGGADFIQLRDKTSSRKEVFEKAKQLKELCRSYEIPFIVNDYIDIAMAVDADGVHVGQDDMPLAHVRKLVGDDKIIGVSTHKLEEALEAERGGADYIGVGPIFKTNSKEDVVDPVTTSYIKEIKANLSIPFVAIGGIKTHNVREVIEAGADAVCVITEVVAADDVQAAAERLTKAINEAKA encoded by the coding sequence ATGAAAGATTTTCAACTTTATGTGATAACAGGAGAAGCATTTCATAAAGGCAAAGAGCTTGTGACGGTTATGGAGGATGCGATAAAGGGCGGCGCCGATTTTATACAACTTCGCGATAAAACAAGCAGTCGAAAAGAAGTTTTCGAAAAAGCTAAGCAGCTCAAAGAACTTTGTCGGTCATATGAAATTCCTTTTATCGTAAACGATTATATCGATATCGCTATGGCTGTTGATGCAGATGGCGTTCACGTAGGACAAGATGATATGCCTCTCGCTCATGTTCGTAAGCTAGTGGGCGACGATAAGATTATTGGTGTCTCTACTCATAAATTAGAAGAAGCGTTAGAAGCCGAGCGAGGTGGTGCTGATTATATTGGTGTCGGCCCAATCTTTAAAACCAATAGTAAAGAAGATGTCGTTGATCCGGTAACAACATCCTATATTAAAGAAATTAAAGCCAATCTTTCCATTCCATTTGTAGCAATCGGCGGTATAAAAACCCATAACGTTCGCGAAGTAATTGAAGCAGGAGCGGATGCGGTATGTGTGATTACAGAGGTTGTTGCAGCTGACGATGTGCAGGCAGCTGCAGAACGGCTGACTAAAGCGATTAATGAGGCGAAAGCATGA
- the thiD gene encoding bifunctional hydroxymethylpyrimidine kinase/phosphomethylpyrimidine kinase: protein MTIPKMLSVAGSDSGGGAGIQADIKTGQELGVYTTTAVTALTAQNTVGVQEVFPVSTDFLKAQLEAVLSDIGTDVLKTGMLVSEEHIQVVCHVIDAYSIKNVVVDPVMASTSGSGLLNEAGVTALKETLLPRTTVFTPNIPEALRLTNTHEPITIADLKELAVQLYQFGPDVVVLKGGHFNGDAVDVFYDGTKLELLTEKRIQLTNTHGTGCTFASAIAAELAKGSIPLEAVKRAKVFITEAIRYGLPIGKGNGPTNHAAYKKSR from the coding sequence ATGACAATTCCTAAAATGTTGTCCGTCGCAGGATCTGATTCTGGTGGAGGGGCTGGCATCCAAGCAGATATTAAAACAGGTCAAGAGTTAGGTGTCTATACGACAACTGCCGTTACGGCATTAACAGCGCAAAATACAGTGGGTGTGCAAGAGGTTTTTCCGGTTAGTACTGATTTTCTGAAGGCTCAGCTTGAGGCAGTGCTCAGCGACATTGGAACCGATGTTTTAAAGACGGGTATGCTTGTTAGTGAGGAACATATTCAAGTTGTCTGTCATGTAATAGACGCATATTCAATTAAAAATGTTGTTGTCGATCCGGTAATGGCATCAACGAGTGGATCGGGTTTGTTAAATGAGGCTGGTGTTACAGCCTTAAAAGAAACGTTGCTGCCGCGAACGACCGTCTTTACACCGAATATACCAGAAGCGCTACGATTGACTAACACACATGAACCAATCACCATTGCAGATCTAAAGGAACTCGCGGTACAATTGTATCAGTTTGGTCCTGATGTTGTTGTATTAAAAGGTGGGCACTTTAATGGAGACGCAGTGGATGTATTTTACGATGGAACGAAATTAGAATTGCTGACTGAAAAGCGAATTCAACTTACGAATACGCACGGAACGGGTTGTACATTTGCTTCGGCTATAGCAGCTGAACTCGCCAAAGGATCAATCCCTCTTGAAGCAGTAAAGCGAGCAAAAGTTTTTATAACAGAAGCGATCCGTTATGGTCTACCGATCGGTAAAGGGAACGGGCCTACCAATCACGCCGCTTACAAAAAGAGCAGATAA
- the thiO gene encoding glycine oxidase ThiO, with product MQKVVIVGGGIIGLSIALRLANKGVHVTVLEKNTCGGQASGAAAGMLAPFSEIGEDQDVFFDFSLASLRMYPEWQAFVRETSGVEFEFSPSGTLHCVYHEADLLPLSSRISWQSEYNEDMRILTQEEVLEREPHLSRDIKGAIYYPNEAHIYAPDFVKALIAACRNLKVDIYEQLGEVEIVEGSSVRLKTDTMEWEADQVVIATGAWAMKQGEALGLQLPVYPIRGQICAYRPEKPLLSHIVYTSQGYLVPKANGTIVNGASEDIAGFETAVTAKGIDRLKRWNKKMVPALEEETPFHEWAGLRPATQDGFPFIGRLTNHPSVYLACGHYRNGILLSAITAKVVAEDLLGEKVSFPLQAFHPERFS from the coding sequence ATGCAGAAAGTCGTTATTGTTGGCGGGGGTATTATCGGATTATCGATTGCCTTAAGGCTCGCAAATAAAGGGGTACATGTAACCGTCTTGGAAAAGAATACATGTGGGGGACAAGCTTCAGGTGCAGCAGCAGGCATGCTAGCACCTTTTTCTGAAATCGGGGAAGATCAAGATGTGTTTTTTGACTTTAGCTTAGCAAGCCTTCGAATGTACCCTGAGTGGCAAGCGTTCGTTAGAGAAACATCTGGTGTGGAATTTGAATTTTCTCCATCCGGGACCCTACATTGCGTGTACCATGAAGCGGATTTATTGCCCCTATCATCGAGGATATCTTGGCAAAGTGAATACAATGAAGACATGCGCATATTAACTCAAGAAGAAGTATTAGAACGAGAACCCCACTTATCAAGAGACATAAAAGGGGCCATTTATTATCCAAATGAAGCCCATATTTATGCCCCAGATTTTGTGAAGGCTTTAATAGCAGCATGTAGAAATTTAAAAGTAGACATTTATGAGCAATTAGGTGAAGTGGAAATTGTAGAAGGTTCGTCTGTTCGTCTCAAGACTGATACAATGGAATGGGAAGCTGATCAAGTAGTCATTGCCACAGGAGCGTGGGCGATGAAGCAAGGAGAAGCGCTCGGGCTGCAGTTGCCCGTCTATCCAATTCGAGGGCAAATTTGTGCCTATCGACCAGAAAAGCCGCTCTTAAGTCACATTGTTTATACGAGTCAAGGCTATCTCGTACCAAAAGCAAATGGTACAATTGTTAACGGAGCTTCTGAAGACATTGCGGGATTTGAAACAGCTGTTACTGCCAAAGGGATTGATCGCTTAAAACGCTGGAACAAAAAAATGGTACCAGCTCTTGAAGAAGAAACCCCGTTTCATGAGTGGGCAGGCTTGCGTCCGGCCACACAAGACGGTTTTCCGTTTATTGGACGTTTAACCAATCACCCCTCTGTGTATCTAGCATGCGGTCATTACCGTAACGGGATTTTATTAAGTGCGATAACAGCAAAAGTGGTGGCGGAAGATCTTTTAGGCGAAAAGGTTTCATTCCCACTTCAAGCGTTTCATCCTGAACGCTTTTCATAG
- a CDS encoding 2'-5' RNA ligase family protein, whose protein sequence is MLNYGIVLFPSKPFQDTANGLRRRYDAHYANIPPHITLKESFSISNEELPKMIHMLRDIARQCSPIDIHVYKVDTFFPQSTTIFYKLKENKQLSWLNEKLYQEPFPTDRAHSVFIPHITIAQKLQQAEHDDIVGQLKMIDVSHQETIDRIQLLYQLDNESWTVYETFLLQGQST, encoded by the coding sequence ATGCTTAATTACGGAATTGTTCTTTTTCCATCAAAACCCTTTCAAGACACAGCTAACGGATTAAGGCGGCGTTATGATGCCCATTATGCGAACATCCCACCTCATATTACGTTAAAAGAAAGTTTCTCAATAAGCAATGAGGAATTACCAAAAATGATTCACATGTTACGAGATATTGCTCGTCAATGTTCACCAATTGATATTCATGTGTATAAGGTAGATACATTCTTTCCACAATCAACTACCATTTTCTACAAACTAAAAGAAAACAAACAGCTTTCTTGGTTGAACGAGAAGCTTTATCAAGAACCGTTTCCGACTGATCGTGCGCATTCAGTCTTTATACCCCATATTACCATTGCACAAAAGCTACAGCAGGCAGAACATGATGATATTGTAGGTCAACTTAAAATGATTGATGTGTCTCATCAAGAGACCATTGATCGTATTCAACTTCTTTACCAACTCGATAACGAGTCGTGGACTGTTTATGAAACATTTCTTTTGCAAGGCCAGTCAACATGA